The Rhodocytophaga rosea genome has a segment encoding these proteins:
- a CDS encoding DUF4249 domain-containing protein, with protein MKNIKFILFFIALPFLFTACQEVVEVPLNNTNPKLVVDGLITSQPGPYYITLSQTGDFYSTDPAPKVTDAVVTVSDDAGNSEVLTHLSDKPGTYQTSTIQGVVGQTYYLNIQHNGQSYQAESKLLPVTNIDKLEIRFVEESPTKDEGYYIYFFAKEPQGETNYYRFYVYEGDSLYNSVNDLIISSDDFLKGDIENLELGYPFDLNDVVRLEMHSLSRKEYEYYNGLLNVLNSDGGLFSPPPVNPPSTISNGALGIFRASAVATETVTIK; from the coding sequence ATGAAAAACATTAAATTTATCCTATTCTTTATAGCGCTTCCCTTCCTGTTTACTGCCTGCCAGGAAGTAGTAGAAGTGCCACTCAATAATACCAATCCCAAACTCGTGGTAGATGGTTTGATCACTAGCCAGCCAGGACCGTATTATATTACCCTTTCTCAAACCGGAGATTTTTATAGTACAGATCCAGCGCCCAAAGTAACAGATGCTGTAGTAACAGTTTCGGATGATGCCGGAAATTCCGAAGTACTCACCCATTTATCGGATAAACCAGGTACCTACCAAACCAGCACCATTCAAGGCGTAGTGGGCCAGACGTACTACCTGAATATTCAGCACAATGGACAAAGCTATCAGGCAGAATCTAAACTGCTCCCGGTTACCAATATTGATAAACTGGAGATCCGTTTTGTAGAAGAGTCGCCTACCAAAGATGAAGGCTATTATATTTATTTCTTTGCCAAAGAACCACAGGGCGAAACAAATTATTACCGCTTTTATGTGTATGAAGGTGATTCACTATATAACAGTGTAAACGACTTGATTATTTCAAGCGACGATTTCCTCAAAGGGGATATTGAGAATCTGGAATTAGGCTATCCTTTTGATTTGAATGATGTGGTACGACTGGAAATGCACTCACTGAGCCGGAAAGAATATGAATACTATAATGGTTTATTAAATGTGCTCAATAGCGATGGAGGTTTATTTAGCCCTCCGCCTGTTAACCCACCTTCTACCATCAGCAATGGCGCACTGGGAATTTTTAGGGCATCTGCTGTCGCCACTGAAACTGTAACGATAAAATAA
- a CDS encoding TonB-dependent receptor, with protein sequence MRKITGLTLILLFWSLSQLWAQSKFTVSGYIKDAKTGEELIGASVYVQQLGNGTTTNAYGFYSLTLPAGEYNLSVSYVGFVTQNQSIKLDANKTLNFEVAEESVNLEEVVVSSTKIDGNVTEVKMSRENLKIERIKSMPALFGEVDILRSIQMLPGIQSAGEGTTGLFVRGGSADQTLMLLDEATVYNASHFLGFFSVFNSDAIKDIELYKGGIPAQFGGRLSSIVDVRMKEGNSKKFTASGGIGTISSRLTLEGPLVKDKSSFMLSGRRTYADVFLKLSPDENINSNTLYFYDLNAKLNYKINDKNRIFLSGYFGKDKFGFDDVFGLDWGNTTTTFRWNHLFNQRLFLNTTVLFSDFNYGFNINDGAQNFEWKSNLQEYGLKLDFNYFLNPNNELKFGSNTIVHRFSPATIQPKNSNSIFETFKLDNKYALEQAFYISNDQKISERLSFQYGLRYSMFWNVGPGRVFQYAPGQPMDDNTITDTVKYSRYESINLYHGLEPRFAARYLVDDRSSVKASYNRMRQYLQIASNSTAGLPIDRWVPADKYIKPQISDQIALGYFRNFKENMFETSVEVYYKWMQNQIDFKDGAEILLNNNLETELRAGDAWAYGAEFMVKKNVGRTTGWVSYTLSKAQRQIEGISLGQAYSPRYDRRHNVSVVLSHEIKPRMTLSANWVYTTGSAVTYPQGFYEVDGKRTPYYPETRNGNRMPAYHRMDLSLNIDGKQKPGRKWQSSWNFSLYNAYARKNAFTVQFRDVINGDPGVNEGDDDLVINTKEPKAVKTYLFGIIPSVTYNFKF encoded by the coding sequence ATGAGAAAAATTACAGGATTAACTTTGATCTTATTGTTTTGGAGCCTGAGCCAGCTATGGGCACAAAGCAAGTTTACAGTGAGCGGATATATTAAAGATGCAAAAACAGGTGAAGAACTAATTGGAGCGAGCGTATATGTGCAGCAATTAGGCAATGGAACTACTACGAATGCCTATGGCTTTTATTCGCTTACCTTGCCTGCAGGAGAATATAACCTAAGTGTAAGCTATGTAGGCTTTGTTACCCAGAACCAGTCTATTAAATTGGATGCCAACAAAACGCTCAATTTTGAAGTAGCTGAAGAAAGTGTGAACCTGGAAGAAGTAGTAGTTTCTTCTACAAAGATCGATGGCAACGTAACGGAAGTGAAAATGAGCCGCGAAAATCTCAAAATTGAGCGGATCAAATCTATGCCGGCTCTATTTGGTGAGGTAGATATTCTCAGAAGTATTCAGATGTTGCCAGGTATTCAGAGCGCTGGTGAAGGTACAACCGGTTTGTTTGTTCGCGGTGGTTCTGCCGACCAAACCCTGATGTTGCTGGATGAGGCTACTGTGTATAATGCATCTCACTTCCTGGGATTTTTCTCTGTATTCAACTCTGATGCTATTAAAGATATTGAATTGTATAAGGGTGGAATTCCAGCCCAGTTCGGCGGACGGTTGTCGTCGATTGTGGATGTAAGGATGAAGGAAGGCAATTCCAAGAAATTTACGGCCTCTGGTGGGATTGGTACTATTTCCAGCCGCCTTACCCTGGAAGGTCCATTGGTAAAAGATAAGTCTTCGTTTATGCTTTCTGGTCGCCGCACTTATGCTGATGTGTTTCTGAAGCTTTCCCCGGATGAGAATATCAACAGCAATACGCTGTATTTCTACGACCTGAATGCCAAACTGAATTACAAGATCAATGACAAAAACCGGATATTTTTATCGGGTTATTTTGGAAAAGATAAATTTGGCTTCGACGATGTATTCGGCTTGGACTGGGGAAATACTACTACTACTTTCCGCTGGAATCACTTGTTCAACCAGCGTTTATTCCTGAATACAACAGTACTTTTCAGCGATTTTAATTATGGATTTAATATCAACGATGGCGCACAAAACTTTGAATGGAAATCAAACTTGCAGGAATATGGCCTAAAACTGGATTTTAATTATTTCCTCAATCCGAATAATGAACTGAAATTTGGTTCAAATACCATTGTTCACCGGTTTTCTCCGGCTACGATCCAGCCAAAAAATTCTAATTCTATTTTTGAAACCTTTAAACTGGATAACAAATATGCCCTGGAACAGGCATTCTATATCAGCAACGACCAGAAAATCAGCGAAAGACTTTCTTTCCAGTATGGCTTACGTTACTCTATGTTCTGGAATGTAGGTCCGGGAAGGGTGTTCCAATACGCTCCTGGCCAACCAATGGACGATAATACCATTACAGACACAGTGAAATACAGCCGCTATGAAAGCATCAATTTGTATCATGGCTTAGAACCCCGGTTTGCTGCCCGTTACCTGGTAGATGACAGAAGTTCAGTGAAAGCTTCTTACAACCGCATGCGCCAGTATTTACAAATTGCCTCTAACTCTACTGCCGGTTTGCCTATTGACCGGTGGGTACCAGCTGATAAATACATCAAACCACAGATCAGCGACCAGATAGCCCTTGGATACTTCCGAAACTTTAAAGAGAACATGTTTGAGACTTCGGTGGAAGTATATTATAAATGGATGCAGAACCAGATTGATTTTAAAGACGGCGCAGAAATCCTGCTGAACAATAATCTGGAAACAGAACTCCGGGCTGGTGATGCCTGGGCATATGGCGCAGAATTTATGGTGAAAAAAAATGTAGGCCGCACCACTGGCTGGGTAAGTTATACCTTATCTAAAGCACAGCGCCAGATCGAAGGAATTAGCTTGGGGCAGGCCTATAGCCCCCGTTATGATAGAAGGCATAATGTATCAGTAGTACTTTCACACGAAATCAAGCCAAGAATGACGCTTTCTGCCAACTGGGTATACACCACTGGTAGTGCGGTAACCTATCCGCAAGGATTTTATGAAGTTGATGGTAAACGTACCCCATATTATCCTGAAACCCGCAATGGAAACCGTATGCCCGCTTATCACCGTATGGATTTGTCTTTAAATATTGATGGCAAACAAAAGCCTGGCCGGAAATGGCAAAGCAGCTGGAATTTCTCTCTGTACAATGCGTATGCTCGTAAAAATGCATTTACCGTTCAGTTCCGGGATGTAATTAATGGAGACCCAGGTGTAAATGAAGGCGACGATGATCTGGTAATCAATACAAAAGAGCCTAAAGCTGTAAAAACCTATTTATTCGGCATTATTCCTTCTGTTACTTATAATTTCAAATTCTAA
- a CDS encoding protein-tyrosine-phosphatase has translation MDTKPHVLVVCGRNKRRSRTAEYIFKNDMRFIIRSVGLSPRSERQLREEDLSWADLVLVMEQKQRSRITEAYRQLELPSIEVLYIPDEYEYLDEELIELLTDKINACLQSAYGI, from the coding sequence ATGGATACTAAACCTCATGTTTTAGTTGTATGTGGCCGCAACAAAAGAAGAAGCCGTACTGCTGAATATATCTTTAAAAATGATATGCGGTTTATCATCAGGTCGGTAGGATTAAGCCCAAGAAGTGAACGGCAACTCAGAGAAGAAGATCTTAGCTGGGCAGATTTAGTTCTGGTAATGGAGCAAAAACAACGGTCAAGGATTACAGAAGCGTACCGTCAGTTAGAGTTGCCCTCGATTGAGGTATTATATATTCCTGATGAATATGAGTATCTGGATGAAGAATTAATTGAGTTACTCACCGATAAGATCAATGCCTGCTTACAATCGGCGTATGGTATATAG